A genomic window from Methanobacterium sp. BRmetb2 includes:
- a CDS encoding septum site-determining protein MinD, producing the protein MTRVIAVASGKGGVGKTTITANLGVALSTYGERTIVLDADIAMANLELILGMEGKSVTLHDVLSGHASIEDAIYEGPSGVKVVPAGISLEGLRKIKLDRLEDALEHLVAEADILLIDAPAGLEKDALAAIASSDEMILITTPEVPSISDALKTKIVANKLGVNILGVVVNREQHDKTFLTIDEVETILEVPVIAVIPDDPEVSRAAAFGEPIIVKNPKSATSNAIMQLGADLIGEEYQPIEPDKKSVIAKLVEGLLGRR; encoded by the coding sequence ATGACAAGAGTTATAGCTGTAGCCTCTGGAAAAGGAGGTGTGGGAAAAACTACAATAACTGCAAATTTAGGCGTTGCATTATCTACCTATGGGGAAAGAACAATTGTATTAGATGCTGATATTGCCATGGCCAATTTAGAGTTAATTTTAGGAATGGAAGGTAAATCCGTCACTTTACATGATGTCCTTTCAGGACATGCTTCAATTGAAGATGCAATTTATGAGGGACCCAGCGGAGTTAAAGTCGTACCTGCAGGAATTTCACTGGAAGGGTTGCGTAAAATTAAGTTAGACAGACTCGAAGATGCATTAGAACATTTGGTGGCTGAAGCAGATATTCTTTTAATTGATGCACCTGCAGGTCTGGAAAAAGATGCATTGGCAGCCATAGCTTCTTCTGATGAGATGATACTTATTACTACTCCCGAAGTACCTTCTATAAGTGATGCATTAAAAACAAAAATTGTAGCAAATAAATTAGGGGTGAATATTTTAGGGGTCGTAGTTAACCGGGAGCAACATGATAAAACATTTTTAACTATCGATGAAGTTGAAACTATATTAGAAGTTCCAGTAATCGCTGTTATACCAGATGATCCAGAGGTAAGTCGAGCTGCAGCGTTCGGCGAACCAATTATAGTAAAGAATCCAAAATCTGCAACAAGTAATGCCATAATGCAATTAGGAGCAGATCTTATAGGTGAAGAATATCAACCGATCGAACCAGATAAGAAAAGTGTTATAGCTAAACTGGTTGAAGGTCTTTTAGGAAGAAGATAA
- a CDS encoding F420-nonreducing hydrogenase yields the protein MVKIALEALASCSGCEISILDLHEDILKLLDKADIVYAPILMDAKEIPDDVDIVIVSGSVRNEENRERLEELREKSKTLIAYGTCACYGGITGMADLYRPEEVASRIYTDNPSTEASELPSEVVPKLLPIVHPAGDFTEVDYYIPGCPPKEKLTGDILIPLVNGETPNVPKKSVCADCQRWMDHVEFDKIQRRIEGEPDPQQCFLSQGYICLGSVTLGRCGALCTEAGVPCHGCGGPSLDVLREPSHDVYNGIIKRIAHLSKMPEKDVEKQIYDIGHVIYGFVIGSTIMEEKQVSLIPQLVKK from the coding sequence ATGGTTAAAATAGCATTAGAAGCCCTTGCTAGTTGTTCTGGCTGTGAAATATCAATTCTTGATCTTCATGAGGATATTTTAAAATTACTAGACAAAGCAGACATAGTATATGCTCCAATACTCATGGACGCCAAAGAAATTCCTGACGATGTTGATATTGTCATAGTATCAGGATCAGTGCGTAATGAAGAAAACCGAGAAAGGCTGGAAGAATTAAGAGAAAAATCAAAGACACTTATAGCTTATGGAACCTGTGCATGTTACGGTGGAATAACTGGGATGGCAGATTTGTACCGTCCCGAAGAAGTAGCATCAAGGATTTACACTGATAATCCCAGTACAGAAGCAAGTGAACTTCCTTCAGAAGTGGTTCCAAAATTGTTACCAATTGTTCACCCTGCAGGTGACTTTACTGAAGTAGACTATTACATACCTGGATGTCCCCCCAAAGAAAAATTAACAGGGGATATATTAATACCTCTAGTTAATGGAGAAACTCCAAATGTACCTAAAAAGAGTGTATGTGCCGATTGCCAGAGATGGATGGACCATGTGGAATTTGATAAAATACAACGCAGAATAGAAGGAGAACCAGATCCTCAACAATGCTTCCTAAGTCAAGGTTATATATGCTTAGGATCAGTGACACTGGGACGGTGCGGTGCCTTATGTACAGAAGCCGGAGTTCCCTGCCACGGATGCGGAGGACCATCACTGGATGTTTTAAGAGAACCCAGCCACGATGTGTATAATGGAATAATAAAAAGAATTGCTCACCTTTCTAAGATGCCAGAAAAGGATGTTGAAAAGCAGATCTATGATATAGGTCATGTGATATATGGATTTGTAATTGGAAGTACAATTATGGAGGAAAAACAGGTTTCCTTGATCCCTCAACTGGTCAAGAAATAA
- a CDS encoding bifunctional metallophosphatase/5'-nucleotidase, giving the protein MNDSHAYFDLHNELFWKGSKPVYREVGGFARINSIFNQVRQDQPDQVLVFDCGDTIHGTYAAVKSKGEALIPILNEMNFDAMTAHWEFAYGPKQFMNITRKLDYPMLAVNCYNEKNDQLIFKPYHTMEKNNLRLGIIGIAATIVDKVMPTHFSEGIYFTLGNEELSYYVEKLRNEEKVDMIIVISHLGFPQEVKLAMETEGIDVLLSAHTHNRLYKPIMVNKTVIIQSGCHGSFVGRLDLNIQGGKIKNFHHELITVEKDIEADQRIEKMVERNMKPYKDYLSQVVGYTETGLNRNTVLESTMDNFLLNSLLNQEDAQLAFSNGWRYGAPVPPGKITINDLWNIIPVNPPVSTVELEGREIWQMMEENLERTFSSDPYKQMGGYVKRCVGLNLYFKIENQNGIRIQEIFIQGKRLEAKEKYKAVFVTSQGVPEKYGAKRETTDTNAIDSLINYLEYNKSVKADLLGTITPV; this is encoded by the coding sequence ATGAATGACAGCCATGCGTATTTCGATCTGCATAACGAATTATTTTGGAAAGGTTCTAAACCGGTTTATAGAGAAGTTGGAGGTTTTGCAAGGATAAACTCGATTTTTAATCAGGTTCGTCAGGACCAACCAGACCAGGTATTAGTATTTGATTGTGGTGACACTATACATGGAACCTATGCTGCAGTTAAATCTAAAGGTGAAGCACTAATCCCTATCCTCAATGAAATGAATTTTGATGCAATGACTGCCCACTGGGAATTTGCTTATGGACCAAAACAATTCATGAATATAACTAGAAAATTAGATTACCCCATGCTGGCTGTCAACTGTTATAATGAAAAAAATGATCAATTAATTTTTAAACCGTATCATACTATGGAAAAAAACAATTTAAGATTGGGAATTATAGGTATTGCTGCTACTATTGTTGATAAAGTCATGCCGACTCATTTTAGTGAAGGCATTTATTTCACTCTGGGAAATGAAGAATTAAGTTATTATGTTGAAAAATTGAGAAATGAAGAGAAAGTTGACATGATAATTGTCATATCCCATCTTGGTTTTCCACAGGAAGTTAAATTGGCAATGGAAACCGAAGGAATCGATGTTCTACTAAGTGCACATACTCACAACCGTTTGTATAAACCAATCATGGTTAATAAAACTGTAATTATCCAGTCAGGATGTCACGGATCCTTTGTAGGGAGGTTAGATTTGAATATACAAGGAGGTAAGATTAAAAACTTCCATCATGAACTCATAACAGTTGAAAAAGATATTGAAGCTGATCAAAGAATAGAAAAAATGGTAGAAAGGAATATGAAGCCCTACAAGGATTATTTAAGTCAAGTTGTAGGATATACTGAAACAGGACTTAATAGAAATACTGTGTTAGAATCTACAATGGATAATTTTCTTTTAAACAGCTTGTTAAATCAAGAAGATGCTCAATTGGCTTTTTCTAATGGCTGGCGTTATGGGGCACCAGTACCTCCTGGTAAGATTACTATAAATGATCTCTGGAATATAATACCAGTTAACCCTCCAGTTTCCACTGTAGAGTTAGAGGGTCGGGAAATCTGGCAGATGATGGAAGAAAATTTAGAGAGAACCTTTTCATCTGATCCCTACAAGCAGATGGGAGGTTATGTGAAAAGATGTGTGGGATTGAATTTATACTTTAAAATTGAAAATCAAAATGGAATCCGGATACAAGAGATATTTATCCAGGGCAAGCGTCTGGAAGCAAAAGAAAAATATAAGGCAGTCTTTGTGACAAGCCAGGGTGTACCTGAAAAATACGGCGCTAAACGGGAAACAACAGATACAAATGCTATAGATTCCCTAATTAACTACTTAGAATATAATAAAAGTGTTAAAGCGGATCTACTAGGTACCATAACTCCGGTGTGA
- a CDS encoding sortase translates to MLKYKIVAVFLILISIVFAFNIALIAFEGFENLNKAKNKVEAYKSTPVDLLDPNMNSDFSSSSSSYKLQLIIPKINVKCKIRSDTVNAYDSVYHYTESVLPGQDGECGLLGHRTTYSGPFRQLGSLRSGDKVIIIDPILSEKYTYQVVSNGKDIRWDYKENPIQFEQRGEPRLLLVTCYPPGRKQAAWITHCKLVSTTPLN, encoded by the coding sequence ATGCTTAAATACAAAATTGTTGCAGTATTTTTAATATTAATATCCATAGTATTTGCTTTTAATATTGCTTTGATTGCTTTTGAAGGATTTGAAAACTTAAATAAAGCTAAGAATAAAGTTGAAGCCTATAAAAGTACTCCGGTAGATCTTTTAGACCCTAATATGAATTCAGATTTTTCTTCCTCATCCTCTAGTTATAAATTACAGTTAATTATTCCTAAAATAAACGTTAAATGTAAAATACGTTCAGATACTGTAAATGCCTATGATTCAGTTTATCACTATACTGAAAGTGTTTTACCCGGCCAAGATGGTGAATGTGGATTGCTTGGCCATAGAACAACTTATTCCGGACCTTTTCGCCAATTAGGAAGCCTGCGATCAGGGGATAAGGTAATTATTATTGACCCTATTCTGTCAGAAAAATACACCTACCAAGTTGTGTCTAATGGAAAAGATATAAGATGGGATTATAAAGAGAATCCTATTCAATTTGAACAAAGAGGAGAACCAAGATTATTGTTAGTTACTTGTTACCCTCCAGGTAGAAAGCAAGCTGCATGGATAACCCATTGTAAGCTTGTGTCCACTACTCCTTTAAATTAA
- a CDS encoding quinolinate synthase yields MLNELQKKIINVKKEKNAIILAHNYQKGEIQEIADFIGDSLELCIKASQIKESDLIIFCGVDFMAETAAILNPEKKIVIPDPEAECPMAHMLPASEVRKAKKQYPDAAVVLYVNTLAEAKAEADILCTSSNAVQVVESLPQKKILFGPDNNLAWYVAQNTDKKIIPIPDEGYCYVHKMFNVADLMFLKEKYPNAEILVHPECDPEVQEYADYILSTGGMINHVADSSKDTFIIGTEIDLITRLRRENPDKTILPAFEDAICENMKLHTLENVLKSIKTEKYVVKVPENIAKRALKAIERMISVSS; encoded by the coding sequence ATGTTAAATGAGCTTCAAAAAAAAATAATAAATGTTAAAAAAGAAAAAAATGCAATTATTTTAGCCCATAATTATCAAAAAGGGGAAATACAGGAAATAGCAGATTTTATTGGAGATTCATTGGAATTATGCATAAAAGCATCTCAAATTAAAGAATCAGATTTGATTATATTTTGCGGTGTAGATTTCATGGCTGAAACTGCAGCTATTTTGAATCCAGAAAAAAAGATCGTAATTCCAGACCCAGAAGCAGAATGTCCCATGGCACACATGCTCCCTGCAAGTGAAGTTAGAAAAGCAAAAAAACAATACCCCGACGCGGCAGTGGTTTTGTATGTTAATACATTAGCAGAGGCAAAAGCAGAGGCAGACATTTTATGCACATCCTCCAACGCAGTACAGGTTGTTGAAAGTCTTCCTCAGAAAAAGATTCTTTTTGGCCCTGACAACAATTTAGCTTGGTACGTGGCCCAGAACACAGATAAAAAAATTATCCCCATCCCTGATGAAGGATATTGTTACGTTCATAAAATGTTCAATGTGGCCGATTTAATGTTTTTGAAGGAAAAATATCCTAACGCAGAAATATTAGTACATCCAGAATGTGATCCAGAAGTTCAGGAATATGCTGATTATATATTAAGCACCGGCGGTATGATAAACCATGTGGCAGACTCATCTAAAGATACTTTTATAATTGGCACAGAAATCGATTTAATAACTAGACTTAGACGAGAAAATCCAGATAAAACCATTTTACCCGCATTTGAAGATGCTATATGTGAAAACATGAAACTTCACACCCTTGAAAACGTGCTAAAATCAATAAAAACTGAAAAATATGTGGTTAAAGTCCCAGAAAATATTGCAAAAAGAGCTTTGAAGGCCATAGAAAGGATGATCTCCGTATCTTCCTAA
- a CDS encoding hydrocarbon binding protein (contains V4R domain), with product MEMEEIKGDFKPELIPVETGGDIEDYEEALHVLMKFVGSMTSALEQVSGRGANAIVYQAGKRMGHEAGKLAEKTDNLEKALDELREILGIDFYFEMWKPSDQEGYTIEKGDETVVKLLFMDCVVRQTLRRTGQPQKGPFCYLLYGYMVGAVEEVMDIKGKLDIDHVGPNACLKTLTIKWGGK from the coding sequence ATGGAAATGGAAGAAATAAAAGGTGATTTTAAACCTGAATTAATTCCTGTTGAAACTGGCGGAGACATAGAAGATTATGAAGAAGCTCTGCACGTACTCATGAAATTTGTGGGTTCAATGACCAGTGCACTTGAACAAGTATCAGGTCGTGGAGCAAATGCTATTGTATACCAGGCCGGTAAAAGGATGGGACACGAAGCTGGTAAATTAGCTGAAAAAACAGACAATTTAGAAAAAGCGTTGGATGAACTTCGTGAAATTTTAGGAATTGATTTCTACTTTGAAATGTGGAAACCCTCTGATCAAGAGGGATACACCATTGAAAAAGGCGATGAAACAGTTGTAAAACTTTTATTCATGGATTGCGTAGTAAGGCAAACCCTTAGAAGAACAGGACAACCCCAAAAAGGGCCATTCTGTTACCTGTTATATGGATACATGGTGGGGGCTGTGGAAGAGGTTATGGATATTAAAGGAAAATTGGATATTGATCATGTAGGTCCAAATGCCTGCCTTAAAACATTAACTATTAAATGGGGGGGTAAATGA
- the nadC gene encoding nicotinate-nucleotide diphosphorylase (carboxylating): MKDALMQMIYEDIGFEDITTNALVPPKLTLKARIISRQNGVVAGMDIAKTIFNEFQIKITKTKFDGNPIKANETVMEFEGNARSILTIERTVLNLIMRMSGIATLTAQLLKKVRQVNKDIIIAGTRKTTPGLQFYEKRAILAGGGDTHRYRLDDCVMIKDNHLMVVGDVSDAVKKAREYVSFTKKVEVEVENEMDALKAVKSGADIVMLDNMIPEEIKNVVSTLKNENIRHNVLLEASGGITPHTIMDYAQTGVDIISLGFITHSASTLDMSLEII, encoded by the coding sequence ATGAAAGATGCCCTAATGCAAATGATATATGAAGATATCGGTTTTGAGGATATAACTACCAATGCACTGGTTCCCCCAAAATTAACTCTTAAAGCTAGAATAATATCTCGCCAAAATGGTGTAGTAGCAGGAATGGATATAGCAAAAACAATTTTCAATGAATTTCAGATAAAAATTACCAAAACAAAATTTGACGGAAATCCAATTAAAGCCAATGAAACCGTTATGGAGTTTGAGGGCAATGCACGTTCCATTCTAACAATCGAAAGAACTGTTTTGAATCTTATTATGCGGATGAGTGGTATTGCTACTTTAACTGCCCAATTATTAAAAAAAGTTAGACAGGTTAATAAGGATATTATAATAGCAGGAACACGAAAAACAACTCCTGGATTACAATTTTATGAAAAAAGAGCTATATTAGCAGGAGGTGGAGATACCCACAGGTATAGATTAGATGATTGTGTAATGATTAAGGACAATCATTTGATGGTTGTAGGAGATGTTAGTGATGCTGTTAAAAAAGCTAGAGAATATGTGAGTTTCACTAAAAAGGTAGAAGTAGAAGTTGAAAATGAAATGGATGCATTAAAAGCAGTTAAATCTGGTGCAGACATTGTAATGTTAGATAACATGATTCCTGAAGAGATAAAAAATGTGGTATCAACACTTAAAAATGAGAACATTCGCCATAATGTTCTACTTGAAGCTTCTGGTGGAATAACTCCTCACACAATTATGGATTATGCACAAACTGGAGTTGATATTATTTCTTTGGGTTTTATTACCCATTCTGCATCAACTTTGGATATGAGTCTTGAAATTATTTAA
- a CDS encoding mechanosensitive ion channel protein MscS, whose protein sequence is MAINPLLRDLIVVSITLIAAFIVIKSTNYILKRTAQKWEVDPTLIQMLQEIIKYSVIIIALTVILKEIGWDITAIAVSLGIVGVAVGFASRDIISNFISGMLILADKSFKVGDVIEISGEKGKVTKMGFRRTTIITPDNKIIIIPNSLFSKNTYSNHTYLELKRVDLDIIIPYEIELEDVIDSLQKIALKCEWSIKEPKPTVLIKELSDVGIKATLTTWAEDPWKVADYRSSLAKTVKKILVQK, encoded by the coding sequence ATGGCAATTAATCCATTACTACGAGACCTAATTGTAGTTTCAATCACCCTTATCGCAGCTTTTATAGTTATAAAATCAACTAACTATATTTTGAAAAGAACTGCACAAAAGTGGGAAGTTGATCCAACACTAATTCAAATGTTACAGGAAATTATAAAATATTCTGTAATTATTATTGCATTAACTGTGATTTTGAAAGAAATAGGTTGGGATATTACTGCTATTGCTGTGAGTTTAGGAATAGTGGGTGTTGCTGTAGGATTTGCATCCAGAGACATTATATCCAACTTTATAAGTGGAATGCTTATACTCGCAGATAAAAGCTTTAAGGTGGGAGATGTTATTGAAATTTCCGGAGAAAAAGGTAAAGTAACTAAAATGGGTTTCAGACGCACTACCATAATAACTCCAGATAATAAAATCATTATAATACCGAATTCTCTATTTTCCAAGAATACCTACTCTAATCACACTTACCTTGAATTGAAACGGGTCGACCTGGATATTATAATTCCCTATGAAATAGAACTGGAAGACGTGATAGATTCATTGCAAAAAATAGCTTTAAAATGTGAGTGGAGTATTAAAGAACCTAAACCCACAGTTTTAATAAAAGAATTATCAGATGTAGGCATTAAAGCTACTTTAACCACATGGGCAGAGGATCCCTGGAAAGTAGCTGATTATCGATCTTCTTTGGCAAAAACCGTGAAAAAGATTTTGGTGCAAAAATAA
- a CDS encoding ferredoxin, translated as MTKIKVDEDACVGCGSCVEDCPNDVYELDQEHGKTVVINEDDCMACLSCHEICPSQALEHDNIHVAKRLYIDRKVTTALKKII; from the coding sequence ATGACGAAAATAAAAGTGGATGAAGATGCATGTGTTGGATGTGGATCTTGTGTAGAGGACTGTCCCAACGATGTCTATGAATTAGATCAAGAACACGGTAAAACCGTTGTGATCAATGAAGACGATTGCATGGCTTGTTTATCATGCCATGAGATATGTCCTTCCCAAGCATTAGAACATGACAATATACACGTGGCAAAACGGCTCTATATAGACAGGAAAGTAACTACTGCTTTGAAAAAAATAATTTAA
- the rnz gene encoding ribonuclease Z — protein MELIFLGTSSALPTKFRNHSSIALKAYGEIFLFDCGEGTQRQMSKMKLSPMKINKIFITHFHGDHFLGIPGIIQTMGFRGRKSPLHIFGPSGIVEIVEHIVKLGYFSLTFDIHVHEIKNGTIFEEEDYKIKCAQMNHTVPNFAYSIIEKRRPKFLRDKALSYGIKPGPDYGKLQKGVAVKVGDRFIKPEQVLGPARKGIKIVYSGDTRPCREMVEFADKADVLIHESTFESKHNDKAQENGHSTVIQAAEIAKKAKVNKLILTHISTRYKKVDLLEKEATNIFKNSMIAEDFMIYEVKRHGN, from the coding sequence ATGGAATTAATATTTTTAGGCACTTCTTCAGCTTTACCAACAAAATTTCGCAATCATTCATCCATAGCACTTAAAGCCTATGGTGAAATATTTCTCTTTGACTGTGGAGAAGGTACTCAACGTCAAATGTCTAAAATGAAGTTAAGCCCTATGAAAATAAATAAAATTTTCATAACCCATTTTCATGGTGATCACTTCTTAGGTATACCTGGCATCATCCAGACCATGGGCTTTAGAGGTAGGAAAAGCCCATTACATATATTTGGACCTTCAGGAATTGTTGAAATAGTTGAGCACATTGTAAAATTAGGCTATTTTTCCCTAACCTTTGACATACATGTTCATGAAATTAAAAATGGAACTATTTTTGAAGAGGAAGATTATAAGATCAAATGTGCCCAAATGAATCATACTGTGCCAAATTTTGCTTATTCCATAATAGAAAAGAGGAGACCTAAATTTTTACGGGACAAAGCTTTATCGTATGGAATAAAACCCGGCCCAGATTATGGAAAACTTCAAAAGGGCGTAGCTGTAAAAGTAGGAGATAGATTTATAAAACCAGAACAAGTATTAGGACCTGCGAGAAAAGGTATAAAAATCGTTTATTCTGGAGACACCAGACCTTGCCGGGAAATGGTTGAATTTGCAGATAAAGCAGATGTTTTGATTCATGAGTCAACATTTGAAAGTAAACATAATGATAAAGCTCAGGAGAATGGACATTCAACTGTGATACAAGCTGCAGAAATAGCCAAAAAGGCTAAGGTTAATAAACTTATTTTAACACATATTAGTACTAGATACAAAAAGGTAGACTTATTAGAAAAGGAAGCTACCAATATTTTTAAAAATTCGATGATTGCTGAAGATTTTATGATCTATGAGGTAAAACGACATGGCAATTAA
- a CDS encoding Ni/Fe hydrogenase subunit alpha codes for MKNIEISPVTRIEGHAKITVQLDDSGNVSDAHFHVMEIRGFEKFLEGAAVEEAPRITPRICGICQTAHHLAAAKATDQIFGLQPPETAQKLRELMLLGQYIHSHSLHFYFLGAPDLVMGPESDPALRNVVGILKKDPALAKMAIDTRKIGQNITNVVGGKPISPVTAIPGGQSKGINDEERNDLLNQAKEAVELVEKGVEVTKPLFEQYSEAIELLGPLESNFGALSNNGNIEFYDAPVKVIDKDGNSVHEFQSIDYLDYIEEKVQPWSYLKFPYLKQKGFPEGNYRVGPLARLNIAQNIPTEKASELFAEFKEKYGIAQNPLLYHYARLIELMYASERAVQLLEDDSITGTDLRQPLTEKLMTKAEAKESGGTKRGVGMIEATRGTLIHDYETDAAGYITRANLIVSTGQNNLSMDIGVRETAKAMIKGEDVSEGLKNQLEMIVRAYDPCLSCATHMINGESPLILDIHDSNGVLIKKHVL; via the coding sequence ATGAAAAATATTGAAATAAGCCCGGTTACCAGAATTGAAGGACACGCTAAAATAACGGTACAATTGGATGATTCTGGAAATGTTTCAGACGCTCACTTTCACGTTATGGAAATAAGAGGATTTGAAAAATTTTTAGAAGGAGCTGCAGTAGAAGAAGCACCCCGAATAACTCCCAGAATATGTGGAATATGTCAAACTGCTCATCACTTAGCAGCTGCAAAGGCAACAGACCAAATTTTCGGACTTCAACCCCCAGAAACAGCTCAAAAATTAAGAGAATTAATGTTGTTGGGTCAGTACATCCATTCCCACTCACTTCATTTCTACTTCTTAGGAGCTCCAGACCTAGTAATGGGGCCAGAATCAGACCCTGCATTAAGAAATGTTGTAGGTATCCTTAAAAAGGATCCTGCCCTTGCAAAAATGGCAATAGATACCCGAAAAATTGGACAAAACATAACTAATGTAGTTGGTGGTAAGCCAATCAGCCCCGTTACAGCCATACCCGGCGGACAATCTAAAGGAATCAATGACGAAGAAAGAAATGATCTATTGAACCAAGCAAAAGAAGCGGTTGAATTAGTGGAAAAAGGTGTTGAAGTAACTAAACCATTATTTGAACAGTATAGTGAAGCTATAGAACTTTTAGGTCCATTAGAATCCAATTTTGGAGCTTTAAGTAATAATGGTAATATAGAATTCTACGACGCACCAGTTAAAGTCATAGACAAAGATGGTAATTCTGTCCATGAATTCCAATCAATTGATTACCTTGATTACATCGAAGAAAAAGTTCAACCATGGTCCTACCTTAAATTCCCCTATCTCAAACAAAAAGGATTCCCTGAAGGAAATTACAGAGTAGGACCCCTAGCAAGACTCAACATAGCCCAAAACATTCCAACAGAAAAAGCTTCAGAACTTTTCGCAGAATTCAAAGAAAAATACGGAATTGCCCAAAATCCACTTTTATATCACTATGCTCGTCTTATTGAATTAATGTACGCTTCAGAAAGAGCTGTACAACTACTAGAAGATGATTCGATAACAGGAACTGATTTAAGACAACCTTTGACAGAAAAACTTATGACCAAAGCCGAAGCAAAAGAATCCGGTGGAACTAAAAGGGGAGTCGGAATGATTGAAGCTACAAGAGGAACTTTAATTCATGATTATGAAACAGATGCCGCAGGTTATATTACCCGCGCCAATCTCATTGTATCAACCGGTCAAAACAACTTATCCATGGACATCGGCGTAAGAGAAACTGCTAAAGCTATGATTAAAGGTGAAGACGTATCAGAAGGTCTAAAAAATCAATTAGAAATGATAGTTAGGGCTTATGATCCGTGTCTATCCTGTGCAACCCACATGATTAATGGAGAATCCCCATTAATCCTTGACATACACGACAGCAATGGTGTACTCATCAAAAAACATGTATTATAA